The proteins below are encoded in one region of Aquisphaera giovannonii:
- a CDS encoding Calx-beta domain-containing protein, which yields MFESHRGLIRRRPSSARGRRRGVAVERLERRELLATFLVQNVNDDLNSGSLRWALTQAQADSDPTSLIKFQIGGAGVKTIPLGSPLPTVSHPTTIDGTSQGAYAGTPLVELDASALKSTDAALTVTAGGSTVKALAINGCPGTAILLDQGGGNVVAACTIGTTADGSAAKANGVGIAIANSSNNTIGGTAAGAGNVIAGNTGDGIRATAAGATGEVIQGNLIGVSRVAAQAGLSLGAGFDGLQFNDTIGWVPPEPRVAVGNSLVMETVNTTLRISNRDGTTVSTTDMSAFFPNAVADDLIPQGVFYDEIAGRFVVFAMETNSSASTSFLDVAFSDAGNESSFSAKYRISVKSGSDLAFEPKFGYNADAVALSFNMYTGGTTYAGVQLLSIATSSIGAASLTTATVSRPDDYTLIPASMHGATAGQPMYFVEADPQTSSSNKVHVLAWANPLNASSAFTDSVVTVAAYSSPPDASQAGSGSLIYTSDAYIQSVAWRDNRLVATQTIASGGVAAARWYEFSTDASTPSATPTLAQSGTVTRPGGAAVYYPAMDIDAAGDLGMTFMSSSSTEYMSMYVTGQVVGATAGSMLAPTLARAGQAPYTPFDPAPYAAGYNSSITLDPAGGTFWAASEYAVPAQDGANWGTWIQGFSLSSAVSFTYKAMGNGGSGILLNGASGVVIGGTAAGAGNVIGANGADGVRTTGGSSGTLIQGNYIGTNASGDATLGNVGDGLNLQTDANTVGGTTLAALNVVSGNKQAGIAVSSSAGNLIQGNYVGVLRSGAAALANGDDGILVTTGTGTTIGGTVAGAGNLVSGNGGVGIHLNAAFTKPNTTGTLIAGNLVGVNASGTAAIPNKGVGIFQDGADATTIGGTAAAARNVVSGNGDDGISMGPGDHSLVVGNYVGTDITGTLAIANKNNGLDWTGASYATVGGTTAAARNVISGNAGGGINSFVVGDNGHELIQGNYIGVDVTGGKALPNGATGVRIAGPTNNTIGGTTAAAANVISGNGKDGIEFTVGTAAGTVVQGNYIGTNAAGATNLGNAGTGIVIWSDDVTIGGTAAGAGNVIAYNKGGTLDQGDGIRFIFDVHHNSILSNSIHDNAGLGINFGNGPTPNHVDGAGATPGPNDYQNYPVIASAVIGGGGIEIKGTLNAGASASYLVQFFWSPAADPSGYGEGQYYIGSATVTTGADHNGSFDAIFPGVDIPGGSAISATATDASGNTSEFSADVETVVIADVSIAGSASSASSPAHAGDTLTYTFTVSNSGPDPAHGVVFSDTLPASLAYVGGSWTSSVGGVTPTVSGQSITAALPTIPVGGSVVLTFQVTTLAAATPSVSNTASVTTTDQDPDPANDSATVTTTVDTSADLAVTSLAVSTAGPYYAGQSFTYAFTVINKGPSTATGVQVVDTLPAGLTFVSASGGGTYAGGKVTFSIPSLSATASASYTVTVTPGASAAEAPVVNVVSVGGSDFDPDHSNDSAQVSTTVLPSADLSVAVVARDSGSNVVTSALAGQTLTYTITASNGNLSDATGVVVKFTLPAGATFVSATGGATPTGGVITFPSFSLAANGSQPFTVQVKAAAVSTSTATAGSATISGGQHDPDGTNNNGSAAVTVQPLSDLGVAVVASSPRLYVGESLTYTITVTNAGPSTDTAVRVVDTLPAGMTVMSAVSSVPGVAPAISGNTVTADLGQLGVTTGLPTLPTITIVAVPSAAATGNVTNTVTITGVADPSDSTARAATEVDPSADLAVSLSAPSSVLVHGQLHYTLTVTNKGPSAATGIQLVDALPPGVQFVSATGGVTPDADGHLTFQVASLPAAAGANAATFDVIVIPQLPAVGATISSTATVAAVEHDPAGGNNAAAASTKVNPAVDLAVSRLSASPDPVVVGSTLTVTYVVTNNGPSPATNVRVAAPMASGMSFGGGSASPSGTVSAQGSSVVAVLGTLAPGASATVTFTVTPGAVGGLTTSATATATEQDPDSSNNAASVTTTVLDRLGTIAFAASSYSVDEGAGSATITVSRVDGTRGTVSVDYRTVAVNATPGLDFTPVSGTLTFGPGETSKTITVPVLANPWDAVNEVLDVVLGNVRSADTPGQALAGTPSTTRLTIVDTDPNTTPLAVSAFQWTGAINGISQVLVTFNKPLMASAATDASNYLLQSVGADGKYGTGDESRVPVAAAYDPSTFTVTLTPTAALPANTFFHISLKGSAGGLEDLGGNELTGDGATAGTDYTAMFARGTSLRYYTPTNDLVTLTLARGGVLDDLLTGNGQGQRLTVVNRVARKSVLSGSVKTLAGKNGQAYLGETIWGLGRFGDVRVKMHAPQFLLNYYPFSPGSRASQMGTRGPVTVTSAASAAPAARVRALHAMSRPFHAFRR from the coding sequence CCGCCGCCGGGGCGACGGGCGAGGTGATCCAGGGGAACCTCATCGGCGTCAGCCGCGTCGCCGCCCAGGCGGGGCTGAGCCTCGGCGCGGGCTTCGACGGGCTGCAATTCAACGACACGATCGGCTGGGTCCCGCCGGAGCCCCGCGTCGCCGTCGGGAATTCCCTGGTCATGGAGACGGTCAACACGACCCTCCGGATCAGCAACCGGGACGGGACGACGGTCTCCACCACGGACATGAGCGCCTTCTTCCCCAACGCCGTGGCCGATGACCTGATCCCCCAGGGGGTCTTCTACGACGAGATCGCCGGCCGATTCGTCGTGTTCGCCATGGAGACCAACAGCAGCGCGTCGACCTCGTTCCTCGACGTGGCCTTCTCGGACGCGGGCAACGAGTCGAGCTTCTCGGCGAAGTATCGCATCAGCGTGAAGTCGGGCAGCGACCTGGCCTTCGAGCCCAAATTCGGCTACAACGCGGACGCCGTGGCCCTCTCGTTCAACATGTACACCGGCGGCACGACCTACGCGGGCGTCCAGCTCCTGTCGATCGCGACCTCGTCGATCGGGGCGGCCTCGCTCACCACGGCGACGGTCAGCCGGCCCGACGACTACACGCTCATCCCGGCCTCGATGCACGGGGCGACGGCCGGCCAGCCGATGTACTTCGTCGAGGCCGATCCCCAGACGTCGAGCTCCAACAAGGTCCACGTCCTCGCCTGGGCGAACCCGCTCAACGCCTCGTCGGCGTTCACGGACAGCGTCGTCACGGTGGCCGCCTACAGCAGCCCGCCGGACGCGAGCCAGGCCGGGAGCGGCAGCCTGATCTACACCAGCGACGCCTACATCCAGAGCGTCGCATGGAGGGACAACCGGCTGGTGGCGACCCAGACGATCGCCAGCGGGGGCGTCGCGGCCGCCCGCTGGTACGAGTTCTCCACCGACGCGAGCACCCCCTCGGCCACGCCGACCCTGGCGCAGTCGGGGACGGTCACCCGGCCGGGAGGTGCCGCCGTCTACTACCCGGCGATGGATATCGACGCCGCGGGCGACCTCGGCATGACGTTCATGTCGTCGTCCTCGACGGAGTACATGTCCATGTACGTGACCGGCCAGGTCGTCGGGGCCACCGCCGGGTCGATGCTCGCGCCGACGCTGGCGCGGGCCGGGCAGGCCCCGTACACGCCGTTCGACCCCGCGCCCTACGCCGCCGGCTACAACTCGTCGATCACGCTGGACCCGGCCGGCGGCACGTTCTGGGCGGCGAGCGAGTACGCCGTCCCGGCCCAGGACGGCGCCAACTGGGGGACCTGGATCCAGGGCTTCAGCCTGAGCTCCGCCGTCAGCTTCACCTACAAGGCGATGGGCAACGGCGGCTCGGGCATCCTGCTGAACGGCGCGTCGGGCGTGGTGATCGGCGGCACCGCGGCCGGCGCCGGCAACGTCATCGGGGCCAACGGCGCCGACGGCGTCCGGACGACGGGCGGCTCCTCCGGCACGCTCATCCAGGGCAATTACATCGGCACCAACGCCTCCGGCGACGCGACCCTGGGTAACGTCGGCGACGGGCTGAACCTCCAGACGGACGCGAACACCGTCGGCGGCACGACGCTCGCGGCGCTCAACGTGGTCTCCGGGAACAAGCAGGCCGGGATCGCCGTCTCGTCCTCCGCGGGCAACCTCATCCAGGGCAACTACGTCGGCGTGCTCAGGAGCGGCGCCGCGGCCCTCGCCAACGGAGACGACGGGATCCTGGTCACCACCGGGACCGGGACCACGATCGGCGGGACGGTGGCCGGCGCGGGGAACCTGGTCTCGGGGAACGGCGGCGTCGGCATCCACCTGAATGCCGCCTTCACGAAGCCCAACACGACGGGCACCCTGATCGCCGGCAACCTCGTCGGCGTCAACGCCTCGGGCACGGCCGCGATCCCCAACAAGGGGGTCGGCATCTTCCAGGACGGGGCCGACGCCACGACGATCGGCGGCACGGCGGCCGCGGCGCGGAACGTGGTCTCCGGGAACGGGGACGACGGCATCTCGATGGGGCCCGGCGACCACTCGCTCGTCGTCGGCAACTACGTCGGCACGGACATCACGGGCACCCTGGCCATCGCCAACAAGAACAACGGCCTGGACTGGACGGGCGCCTCGTACGCCACCGTCGGCGGCACGACCGCCGCGGCCCGCAACGTCATCTCCGGCAACGCCGGCGGCGGCATCAACAGCTTCGTCGTGGGGGACAACGGCCACGAGCTGATCCAGGGCAACTACATCGGCGTGGACGTGACCGGCGGCAAGGCCCTGCCCAACGGCGCCACGGGCGTCCGGATCGCCGGGCCGACGAACAACACCATCGGCGGCACGACGGCCGCCGCGGCCAACGTGATCTCCGGCAACGGCAAGGACGGGATCGAGTTCACCGTCGGGACGGCCGCCGGCACCGTGGTCCAGGGCAACTACATCGGCACCAACGCCGCCGGCGCCACGAACCTGGGGAACGCCGGGACCGGCATCGTCATCTGGTCGGACGACGTGACCATCGGCGGGACCGCCGCGGGCGCGGGCAACGTCATCGCCTACAACAAGGGCGGCACCCTCGACCAGGGGGACGGGATCCGGTTCATCTTCGACGTCCACCACAACTCCATCCTGTCCAACTCGATCCACGACAACGCCGGCCTCGGCATCAACTTCGGCAACGGCCCGACACCCAACCACGTCGACGGGGCCGGCGCGACGCCCGGCCCGAACGACTACCAGAACTACCCCGTCATCGCCTCCGCCGTCATCGGCGGCGGCGGCATCGAGATCAAGGGCACCCTCAACGCCGGGGCCTCGGCGTCGTACCTCGTCCAGTTCTTCTGGAGCCCCGCCGCGGATCCCTCCGGCTACGGCGAGGGGCAGTACTACATCGGCTCGGCGACGGTGACGACCGGCGCCGACCACAACGGGTCGTTCGACGCGATCTTCCCCGGCGTGGACATCCCCGGCGGGTCGGCGATCTCCGCCACGGCCACGGACGCCAGCGGCAACACCTCGGAGTTCTCGGCCGACGTCGAGACGGTGGTCATCGCCGACGTCTCCATCGCCGGCTCGGCGAGCTCGGCCTCGAGCCCGGCGCACGCCGGGGACACGCTGACGTACACCTTCACGGTGTCCAACTCCGGGCCCGACCCGGCGCACGGCGTCGTCTTCAGCGACACGCTGCCGGCCTCGCTGGCATACGTCGGCGGCTCCTGGACGTCGTCCGTCGGCGGCGTCACCCCGACGGTGAGCGGCCAGTCCATCACCGCGGCCCTGCCCACGATCCCCGTCGGCGGGTCCGTGGTCCTGACCTTCCAGGTCACGACCCTGGCCGCGGCGACCCCGTCGGTCAGCAACACCGCGAGCGTCACGACGACCGACCAGGATCCCGACCCCGCCAACGACTCGGCCACCGTCACCACGACGGTCGACACCTCCGCGGACCTGGCCGTGACCTCGCTGGCCGTCTCGACGGCCGGGCCGTACTACGCCGGGCAGAGCTTCACCTACGCGTTCACGGTGATCAACAAGGGGCCCTCGACGGCGACCGGCGTGCAGGTCGTGGACACGCTGCCGGCGGGCCTGACGTTCGTCTCCGCGTCCGGGGGCGGCACATACGCCGGCGGGAAGGTGACCTTCTCCATCCCCAGCCTTTCGGCGACGGCCTCGGCCAGTTACACGGTCACCGTCACCCCCGGCGCCTCGGCCGCCGAGGCGCCGGTGGTCAACGTCGTCAGTGTCGGCGGCAGCGACTTCGACCCCGACCATTCCAACGACTCCGCGCAGGTCTCGACCACCGTCCTGCCCAGCGCGGACCTCTCGGTCGCGGTCGTCGCCAGGGATTCGGGCAGCAACGTCGTGACCTCGGCCCTGGCCGGGCAGACCCTGACGTACACGATCACCGCGAGCAACGGCAATCTCTCGGACGCCACCGGGGTGGTCGTCAAGTTCACGCTCCCCGCGGGCGCGACGTTCGTCTCCGCGACCGGCGGCGCGACGCCGACCGGCGGCGTCATCACCTTCCCGAGCTTCAGCCTGGCGGCGAACGGATCCCAGCCCTTCACGGTCCAGGTGAAGGCCGCCGCGGTCTCGACCTCCACGGCGACCGCCGGCTCCGCGACGATCTCCGGCGGACAGCACGACCCCGACGGCACCAACAACAACGGCTCCGCGGCCGTGACGGTCCAGCCCCTCAGCGACCTCGGCGTCGCGGTCGTCGCCTCCAGCCCCAGGCTCTACGTCGGCGAGTCGCTGACCTACACGATCACGGTCACCAACGCCGGCCCGTCGACGGACACCGCCGTCCGGGTCGTGGACACGCTGCCGGCGGGCATGACCGTGATGTCGGCCGTCAGCTCCGTCCCGGGCGTGGCCCCGGCCATCTCCGGGAACACCGTGACCGCCGACCTCGGCCAGCTCGGCGTGACGACCGGGCTGCCGACCTTGCCGACGATCACCATCGTCGCCGTCCCCTCGGCCGCCGCGACGGGCAACGTGACCAACACCGTGACGATCACCGGCGTCGCGGACCCGTCCGACTCGACGGCGAGAGCGGCGACCGAGGTCGACCCCTCCGCCGACCTGGCGGTGAGCCTGTCGGCGCCCTCGAGCGTCCTGGTGCACGGCCAGCTCCACTACACCCTGACGGTGACGAACAAGGGCCCCTCGGCGGCGACCGGAATCCAGCTGGTGGACGCGCTCCCGCCGGGCGTGCAGTTCGTCTCGGCGACCGGCGGGGTGACGCCCGACGCCGATGGCCACCTGACGTTCCAGGTCGCGAGCCTGCCCGCCGCGGCCGGGGCGAACGCGGCGACGTTCGACGTGATCGTGATCCCGCAGCTGCCGGCCGTCGGCGCGACGATCTCCAGCACGGCCACGGTCGCCGCCGTGGAGCACGACCCGGCCGGCGGCAACAACGCGGCGGCGGCCTCGACCAAGGTCAACCCGGCGGTGGACCTGGCGGTCTCGCGGCTCTCGGCCTCGCCGGACCCGGTAGTCGTGGGCTCGACGCTGACGGTCACCTACGTGGTCACGAACAACGGCCCCTCCCCGGCCACCAACGTCCGAGTCGCCGCCCCGATGGCGAGCGGCATGTCCTTCGGGGGCGGGTCGGCGAGCCCGTCCGGCACCGTGTCCGCCCAGGGCTCGAGCGTCGTGGCCGTCCTCGGCACGCTGGCCCCGGGCGCGTCCGCGACGGTGACGTTCACCGTCACCCCCGGCGCGGTCGGCGGCCTGACCACGTCGGCGACGGCCACCGCGACCGAGCAGGATCCCGACTCCTCGAACAACGCCGCGAGCGTGACGACGACGGTCCTGGACCGGCTGGGGACGATCGCGTTCGCCGCCTCGTCCTACAGCGTCGACGAGGGCGCCGGCTCCGCGACGATCACGGTGAGCCGCGTGGACGGCACGCGGGGCACGGTCTCCGTCGACTACCGGACCGTGGCCGTGAACGCGACGCCGGGCCTGGACTTCACGCCCGTTTCCGGCACGCTCACGTTCGGCCCCGGCGAGACGTCGAAGACGATCACGGTCCCGGTGCTCGCCAATCCCTGGGACGCCGTGAACGAGGTGCTGGACGTGGTCCTGGGCAACGTCCGAAGCGCCGACACGCCGGGCCAGGCGCTGGCGGGCACGCCCTCGACGACCAGGCTCACGATCGTGGACACCGACCCGAACACCACGCCGCTGGCCGTCTCCGCCTTCCAGTGGACCGGCGCGATCAACGGCATCAGCCAGGTGCTCGTGACGTTCAACAAGCCGCTGATGGCCTCGGCGGCCACGGACGCGAGCAACTACCTGCTCCAGTCCGTGGGGGCCGACGGCAAGTACGGCACGGGCGACGAGTCCCGGGTGCCGGTCGCGGCGGCCTACGACCCGTCCACGTTCACGGTCACGCTGACGCCCACCGCGGCGCTGCCGGCCAACACCTTCTTCCACATTAGCCTCAAGGGCTCCGCGGGCGGCCTGGAGGACCTGGGCGGCAACGAGCTCACCGGCGACGGCGCGACCGCCGGGACGGATTACACGGCCATGTTCGCCCGCGGCACGAGCCTGAGGTACTACACCCCGACCAACGACCTGGTCACCCTGACGCTCGCCCGCGGCGGCGTCCTGGACGACCTGCTCACGGGCAACGGCCAGGGCCAGCGGCTGACGGTCGTCAACCGCGTGGCGCGGAAGTCGGTCCTCTCCGGCAGCGTCAAGACGCTGGCGGGCAAGAATGGACAGGCCTACCTGGGCGAGACCATCTGGGGCCTCGGCCGGTTCGGCGACGTCCGCGTGAAGATGCACGCCCCGCAGTTCCTCCTGAACTACTACCCGTTCTCCCCCGGCTCCAGGGCCTCCCAGATGGGCACGAGGGGCCCGGTCACCGTGACCTCCGCCGCCTCCGCCGCCCCGGCCGCCAGGGTCCGGGCCCTCCACGCCATGAGCCGCCCCTTCCACGCCTTCCGTCGCTGA